A genome region from Rickettsiales endosymbiont of Stachyamoeba lipophora includes the following:
- a CDS encoding sodium:solute symporter family transporter produces MHLLNIDNFIVISYLILTLIIGIIKGRNIKSIKEYAIGNFNFSTAALVATITATWLDAAAAIGAHEKIYQFGIVWIIIFMGGALEIFLFQLLTPRIYKFKGHLSVSEILGTWYSPRARIIGGICVALHSIGIIGAQVAAIGYVCYEFFHISPSIGMLIGAGIVVIYSSLGGIKAVTITDMIQFAFFMVAISVIANVLIMKIGGFRQLINHVPAEHLKLLPSYNNPIEYLILFIFFTIPFFDSCIIQRVLMARDERQAATSLKATAVVMVVFYVLCGLIALSVRGLNADLNPNDVLYYTINNYLPAGIKGLGIAGLLAVIMSSADSYLNTSSVAIIHDVITPLRKTSLSIKEKLFITKVASLIIGSGAILVAISFESIINIIIKAWIVWAAIMVVPLYAVFFNIKANFQIFLSGALAGISTVIIWIIFDIEAKIGIDSNIPALFANLVAFIVSSFYYHKYASYKLYIPLYIEEEVTTNSRGFLNKIRYLESFFMNYYKYLPTINNLARLSRIRVHYYGAQYKLFGSFAIASFLIPYFMWSESSTITIMNQEISVILRFIACVLAFMLVIHDMWEVKLQRYLPLYWHFTLMYCLPFMTTFLFLYNEGSIEWYINMAVALFLLALLVDWQTFIAMITGGVGLGYSLYVCLMAQEKLNLIFSDLHKWHLFLYVAIIPTLVGMLFARNREYIQKRVVEILDYKVQERTDELERALVIKKEFLSNLSHEIRIPVMGIINYSQGLYARWPDLTEEKKLEILQKLDSTVERFYSFVDNIMDMSKFESGTVELNPSQINLEELIQEAIIESKSLPFKQELSISYKNEAETPMIEADRARIKQVLHNLLDNAIKYTNKGMIDISLQEGKEQMEDGSIISGIKVSIADEGMGIPEDELELIFDSFSQSTRTKTGAGGRGLGLSISRRIIEAHCGKIWAQPNKDKGAILSFILTRKL; encoded by the coding sequence GTGCATTTATTGAATATAGATAACTTTATAGTCATTTCTTATTTAATTTTAACTTTAATTATTGGCATAATTAAAGGCCGTAATATTAAAAGCATTAAAGAATATGCCATTGGAAATTTTAACTTTTCTACGGCTGCTTTAGTAGCAACCATCACTGCGACATGGCTAGATGCTGCTGCAGCTATAGGTGCTCATGAAAAAATATATCAATTTGGGATTGTTTGGATAATTATTTTTATGGGTGGAGCTCTGGAAATATTTTTATTTCAATTGTTAACCCCAAGAATTTATAAATTTAAAGGTCATTTAAGTGTTAGTGAAATTTTGGGCACGTGGTATAGCCCTAGAGCAAGGATAATTGGTGGTATTTGTGTAGCATTGCATAGTATAGGCATAATAGGTGCCCAGGTTGCTGCTATAGGGTATGTATGCTATGAATTTTTTCATATATCCCCAAGTATTGGTATGTTAATAGGTGCGGGTATTGTAGTGATTTATTCTTCCTTAGGTGGTATTAAGGCAGTGACAATTACTGATATGATTCAATTTGCATTTTTTATGGTAGCCATTTCGGTTATTGCCAATGTATTGATAATGAAGATAGGCGGATTTAGGCAATTGATTAATCACGTGCCGGCTGAGCATTTAAAATTATTACCTAGTTATAACAATCCAATAGAATATTTGATTTTATTTATATTTTTTACTATTCCTTTCTTTGATTCGTGCATAATCCAAAGGGTGTTAATGGCGCGTGATGAAAGGCAGGCTGCTACTTCTCTTAAAGCTACTGCCGTAGTGATGGTGGTGTTTTATGTGTTATGTGGTTTAATTGCTTTATCGGTAAGGGGTCTTAATGCTGATTTAAATCCCAATGATGTTTTATATTATACGATCAATAACTATTTACCTGCTGGTATTAAAGGATTGGGTATTGCAGGGTTGTTAGCGGTTATTATGTCGTCAGCTGATTCTTATTTAAATACCTCAAGTGTGGCGATAATTCATGATGTAATTACCCCATTGCGTAAAACATCTTTAAGTATAAAAGAAAAATTATTCATTACTAAGGTAGCCTCTCTAATTATTGGTAGTGGAGCTATATTAGTAGCAATTAGTTTTGAAAGTATAATTAATATCATAATTAAAGCTTGGATTGTCTGGGCTGCGATAATGGTGGTGCCGTTATATGCGGTGTTCTTTAATATTAAAGCCAATTTTCAAATATTTTTATCGGGTGCTTTAGCTGGTATATCAACTGTAATTATTTGGATTATATTTGATATTGAAGCTAAAATAGGAATAGATAGTAATATTCCAGCATTATTTGCTAACCTGGTTGCTTTTATTGTTAGTTCGTTTTATTATCATAAATATGCTTCGTATAAGTTGTATATTCCTTTGTATATAGAGGAAGAAGTAACAACAAACTCAAGAGGCTTTTTAAATAAAATTCGTTATCTAGAATCATTTTTTATGAATTACTATAAATATTTGCCTACTATTAACAATCTTGCGCGGTTATCTAGAATAAGGGTCCATTATTATGGAGCTCAATATAAGCTATTTGGAAGTTTTGCGATAGCTAGTTTTTTAATTCCTTATTTTATGTGGTCGGAGTCTTCAACAATAACTATCATGAATCAAGAGATATCAGTGATTTTACGGTTCATAGCCTGCGTATTAGCTTTTATGCTAGTTATTCATGATATGTGGGAAGTAAAATTGCAAAGATATCTGCCTTTATATTGGCATTTTACTTTAATGTATTGTTTGCCTTTTATGACCACGTTTTTATTCTTGTATAATGAGGGCTCAATAGAATGGTATATCAACATGGCTGTGGCTTTATTTTTGCTAGCATTGCTTGTGGATTGGCAAACTTTTATTGCGATGATAACAGGAGGAGTTGGTTTAGGGTATAGCTTGTATGTGTGCTTAATGGCTCAGGAAAAGCTTAATTTGATATTTAGTGATCTGCACAAATGGCACTTATTCTTGTATGTTGCGATTATACCTACGTTGGTGGGTATGCTTTTTGCTCGTAACCGTGAATATATTCAAAAAAGAGTGGTAGAAATTTTAGATTATAAAGTACAAGAAAGAACTGACGAGCTAGAGAGAGCTTTAGTGATAAAAAAGGAATTTTTATCTAATTTAAGCCATGAAATAAGAATTCCGGTAATGGGAATTATTAATTACAGCCAAGGCCTTTACGCGCGTTGGCCTGATTTAACTGAAGAAAAAAAGCTGGAGATCTTACAAAAGTTAGATAGTACAGTAGAAAGATTCTATAGTTTTGTAGATAATATTATGGATATGTCAAAATTTGAAAGTGGCACTGTGGAATTAAATCCATCTCAAATTAATCTTGAAGAATTAATCCAAGAGGCAATAATTGAATCTAAATCCTTACCATTTAAACAGGAATTAAGTATTAGCTATAAAAACGAAGCTGAAACTCCAATGATTGAAGCGGATCGTGCCAGAATAAAACAAGTTTTACATAATCTATTGGATAATGCCATAAAATATACTAATAAGGGTATGATCGACATTAGCCTCCAGGAAGGTAAAGAGCAAATGGAGGATGGCAGTATCATAAGTGGTATTAAGGTTTCAATTGCTGATGAAGGAATGGGTATACCTGAGGATGAGTTAGAATTAATTTTTGATTCTTTTTCACAAAGCACTAGAACAAAAACTGGCGCAGGAGGTAGGGGCTTAGGATTATCTATCTCGCGAAGAATTATTGAAGCTCATTGCGGTAAAATTTGGGCACAACCTAATAAAGATAAAGGAGCTATACTTAGCTTTATTTTAACTAGGAAGTTATAA
- a CDS encoding lysophospholipid acyltransferase family protein, protein MKSIFSYILNLILFLVVVSLIMFLKLVGFKVSSFIGKYIGLLVGRFHKSNKVAYSNLKMVFPYKSESEIKKIIRGMWINLGRNFAEFPLVSSVDSQFIKNNIDNNDLEKLQNFLKQHPKIILISAHFGAWELAPKVIEMLNMPIYLVYRHLNVNLFERLVAFLRGKYVSGVIPKKVTGARKLINILKENEQAVLCMLMDQKMNNGVDARFFGRLAKTSSSAAELSKKFNIPIVMANIKRIGDSTKYQVNIDPFITTIPTNNEEVLRLTQQINDMFEIWIKESPEQWFWVHNRWPK, encoded by the coding sequence ATGAAATCTATCTTTTCTTATATATTAAACCTAATTCTTTTTTTGGTTGTTGTTTCCCTAATAATGTTTTTAAAGTTAGTGGGCTTTAAAGTTAGTTCATTCATTGGAAAGTATATTGGGTTATTGGTTGGTAGGTTTCATAAATCTAATAAGGTTGCTTATAGCAATTTAAAGATGGTTTTTCCTTATAAATCTGAATCTGAAATAAAAAAGATTATAAGAGGTATGTGGATTAACTTAGGTAGAAATTTTGCTGAATTCCCTCTTGTTTCTTCCGTTGATAGCCAATTTATTAAAAATAACATTGATAATAATGATTTAGAAAAACTCCAAAACTTTCTTAAACAACATCCTAAAATTATATTAATTTCTGCTCATTTTGGAGCATGGGAGCTGGCACCAAAAGTTATTGAAATGCTCAATATGCCAATTTATTTAGTTTATAGGCATTTAAATGTTAATTTATTTGAGAGGCTGGTCGCCTTTTTAAGGGGTAAATATGTGAGTGGAGTTATTCCTAAGAAGGTAACTGGTGCAAGAAAGCTTATAAATATTTTAAAAGAAAATGAACAAGCAGTTTTATGTATGCTTATGGATCAAAAAATGAATAATGGAGTGGATGCTAGGTTTTTTGGTAGGCTTGCTAAAACTTCTTCTTCGGCAGCAGAGCTTTCTAAAAAGTTTAACATACCTATCGTTATGGCCAATATTAAAAGAATAGGCGACTCAACGAAATACCAAGTTAATATAGATCCCTTTATTACTACAATTCCAACTAACAATGAAGAAGTCCTACGTCTTACCCAGCAAATTAATGATATGTTTGAAATATGGATAAAAGAAAGCCCAGAACAATGGTTTTGGGTGCATAATAGATGGCCAAAGTAA